Proteins from a genomic interval of Kitasatospora herbaricolor:
- a CDS encoding glutamate decarboxylase — MALHEGADDDRRLTVSPFIGAADPLGSMELAPPVHRLARGPVPAETAYQLIHDELMLDGNAKLNLATFVTTSMEAQATRLMTECLDKNMIDKDEYPQTAELERRCVAILADLWHAPDPSSSVGCSTTGSSEACMLAGLALKRRWTARNAERYAAGARPNLVMGVNVQVCWEKFCAFWEVEARTAPMEGERYHLGAEQAVALCDEDTIGVVAILGSTFDGSYEPVAEICAALDGLQGRTGLDVPVHVDGASGGMVAPFLDPDLPWDFRLPRVSSINTSGHKYGLVYPGVGWALWRDKEALPQELVFRVNYLGGEMPTFALNFSRPGGEVIAQYYTFLRLGHDGYRAVQQASRDVALYLSGAVEKLGCFRLLTRGDELPVFAFTTTGDVPFDVFDVSRRLRERGWQVPAYRFPENRTDLAVLRVVCRNGFSRDLADLLLADLTRLLPELKSQPGPLKDLGVPARTAFHH, encoded by the coding sequence ATGGCGCTGCACGAGGGAGCCGACGACGACCGGCGGCTGACGGTCAGCCCGTTCATCGGGGCGGCCGACCCGCTGGGGTCGATGGAGCTGGCCCCGCCGGTGCACCGGCTGGCCCGGGGCCCCGTCCCGGCGGAGACCGCCTACCAGCTGATCCACGACGAGCTGATGCTGGACGGCAACGCCAAGCTCAACCTGGCCACCTTCGTGACCACCTCGATGGAGGCCCAGGCGACCCGGCTGATGACCGAGTGCCTCGACAAGAACATGATCGACAAGGACGAGTACCCGCAGACCGCCGAGCTGGAGCGGCGCTGCGTGGCGATCCTCGCCGACCTGTGGCACGCCCCCGACCCGAGCAGCTCCGTCGGCTGCTCCACCACCGGCTCCAGCGAGGCGTGCATGCTGGCCGGGCTGGCCCTCAAGCGCCGCTGGACGGCCCGCAACGCCGAGCGGTACGCCGCCGGGGCCCGGCCCAACCTGGTGATGGGCGTCAACGTCCAGGTCTGCTGGGAGAAGTTCTGCGCCTTCTGGGAGGTGGAGGCCCGCACCGCCCCGATGGAGGGCGAGCGCTACCACCTCGGCGCCGAGCAGGCCGTGGCGCTCTGCGACGAGGACACCATCGGCGTGGTCGCGATCCTCGGCTCCACCTTCGACGGCAGCTACGAACCGGTGGCGGAGATCTGCGCGGCCCTCGACGGACTCCAGGGCCGCACCGGGCTCGACGTGCCGGTGCACGTGGACGGCGCCTCCGGCGGCATGGTCGCGCCCTTCCTCGACCCCGACCTGCCCTGGGACTTCCGGCTCCCCCGGGTCTCCTCGATCAACACCTCCGGCCACAAGTACGGGCTGGTGTACCCGGGCGTGGGCTGGGCACTCTGGCGCGACAAGGAGGCCCTGCCGCAGGAGCTGGTGTTCCGGGTGAACTACCTGGGCGGCGAGATGCCCACCTTCGCGCTGAACTTCTCCCGCCCCGGGGGCGAGGTGATCGCCCAGTACTACACCTTCCTGCGGCTCGGCCACGACGGCTACCGGGCCGTCCAGCAGGCCTCCCGGGACGTCGCGCTGTACCTGTCGGGCGCCGTCGAGAAGCTGGGCTGCTTCCGGCTGCTCACCCGCGGCGACGAACTGCCGGTCTTCGCCTTCACCACCACCGGCGACGTGCCGTTCGACGTCTTCGACGTCTCGCGCCGGCTGCGCGAGCGGGGCTGGCAGGTCCCCGCCTACCGCTTCCCGGAGAACCGGACCGACCTCGCCGTGCTGCGGGTGGTCTGCCGCAACGGTTTCTCCCGCGACCTGGCCGACCTGCTGCTCGCCGACCTGACCCGGCTGCTGCCGGAACTCAAGAGCCAGCCCGGCCCGTTGAAGGACCTCGGGGTCCCGGCCCGGACGGCCTTCCACCACTGA
- a CDS encoding FGGY family carbohydrate kinase produces MAIVAGIDSSTNRTKIVACDAETGTVLRSGKAPHPAPEGDDARAGTDPQSWLHSLGEAAAGGLLESVRAIGVCAQQHGMIGLDAGGVLVRPAILWNDPRSAGAAAALVDALGGPAAWTQAIGAVPTASYTIAKLRWLAEFEPASARRIAEVLLPHDWLIWQLLGHPQRRTTDRGDASGTGYWSPVTGDYRQDLVKLALGHELRLPEVLAPAEPAGHTPEGLLISAGTGDNMAAALGLGLGPGDAVVSIGGNGTIFAVHDRAVVDASGVISSFADATGRHLPMAATLNAAQVLRATAGMLGTDLEGLSELALQSSPGSYGLVLLPYLDGERTPSLPHAAGTLTGLRAESMAAHHLARAAVEGMLCNIADALDVLRAKGVEVRRVFLLGTAGRLPAVRQIAPQVFGVPVVVPAPGDHAARGAARQAAWALAGGAEPPHWELPEGAVTTVPDQERDLPVGSAVRRQYAAAREQIHPETAS; encoded by the coding sequence ATGGCCATCGTCGCGGGGATAGACAGTTCGACCAACCGCACCAAGATCGTGGCGTGCGACGCCGAGACCGGCACCGTGCTGCGCTCGGGCAAGGCCCCGCACCCGGCCCCCGAGGGCGACGACGCCCGGGCCGGGACGGACCCGCAGTCCTGGCTGCACTCGCTGGGGGAGGCCGCCGCGGGCGGCCTGCTGGAGAGCGTCCGGGCGATCGGCGTCTGCGCCCAGCAGCACGGCATGATCGGCCTGGACGCGGGCGGCGTGCTGGTCCGCCCCGCCATCCTGTGGAACGACCCGCGCTCGGCCGGCGCCGCGGCGGCCCTGGTGGACGCCCTCGGCGGCCCCGCCGCCTGGACCCAGGCCATCGGCGCCGTCCCGACCGCCAGCTACACCATCGCCAAGCTGCGCTGGCTGGCCGAGTTCGAACCGGCCTCGGCCCGGCGGATCGCCGAGGTGCTGCTGCCGCACGACTGGCTCATCTGGCAGCTCCTCGGCCACCCGCAGCGCCGCACCACCGACCGCGGCGACGCCTCCGGCACCGGCTACTGGTCGCCGGTCACCGGTGACTACCGGCAGGACCTGGTGAAGCTCGCCCTCGGCCACGAACTGCGGCTGCCGGAGGTCCTCGCCCCGGCCGAACCCGCCGGGCACACCCCCGAGGGCCTGCTGATCTCGGCCGGCACCGGTGACAACATGGCCGCCGCCCTGGGCCTGGGCCTGGGCCCCGGCGACGCGGTGGTCTCGATCGGCGGCAACGGCACCATCTTCGCGGTGCACGACCGGGCCGTGGTGGACGCCTCCGGCGTCATCTCGTCCTTCGCAGACGCCACCGGCCGCCACCTGCCGATGGCCGCCACCCTCAACGCCGCCCAGGTGCTACGGGCCACCGCCGGGATGCTCGGCACCGACCTGGAGGGCCTCAGCGAGCTGGCCCTGCAGTCCTCCCCCGGCTCCTACGGCCTGGTGCTGCTGCCCTACCTGGACGGCGAGCGCACGCCCAGCCTGCCGCACGCGGCGGGCACCCTGACCGGCCTGCGCGCCGAGTCGATGGCGGCCCACCACCTGGCCAGGGCCGCCGTCGAGGGCATGCTCTGCAACATCGCCGACGCGCTGGACGTGCTGCGCGCCAAGGGCGTGGAGGTCCGCCGGGTGTTCCTGCTGGGCACCGCCGGCCGGCTGCCCGCCGTCCGGCAGATCGCGCCCCAGGTGTTCGGCGTGCCCGTCGTCGTCCCGGCGCCCGGCGACCACGCGGCGCGCGGCGCCGCCCGGCAGGCCGCCTGGGCACTGGCCGGCGGCGCCGAGCCGCCGCACTGGGAGCTGCCGGAGGGGGCCGTCACCACCGTCCCCGACCAGGAGCGGGACCTGCCGGTCGGGTCGGCGGTGCGCCGGCAGTACGCGGCGGCCCGGGAGCAGATCCACCCGGAGACCGCCTCCTGA